The following proteins are co-located in the Shouchella hunanensis genome:
- a CDS encoding AMP-binding protein, with the protein MLIINDQFYTAKDFDRFTQQLNDHPIWRKADRWRIAVCPEDLGKWVMLLYYIKEKQASIVPIHPSTPVEAAKRIANEAGCFYLFYQSFESPLTLNQAESISEPGMIQFSSGTTGQPKRIVRSWASIDDELRAYREMWHSIDVNTVIVACPITHSYGLISGVMAGIDQGKTVVVVTAQNPNYVLSKTKDYPKHVLYASPPLLHYLAKRTDKKLHGVMTSGTRLPDQWFQEIKKASTFVMQQYGCSEVGCISIATSISEPNDLGKPLTHHHVKAGVITDPAAIYVEKAVEDCNTGDLGYFGKDGHLYFVERVDDVINVAGINVLPHEVEQVLRQHQGVEDVVVYKRRDSLSGERVCAQVVGTGLAIGALREWCASYLAAYQIPKEFDFVEKIQKGANGKVNRKQIGDVYV; encoded by the coding sequence ATGCTTATCATTAACGATCAATTTTACACTGCGAAAGACTTTGACCGTTTTACACAGCAGCTCAATGACCACCCCATTTGGCGAAAAGCGGATAGGTGGCGAATCGCCGTATGTCCAGAGGACTTAGGGAAGTGGGTAATGCTTCTCTATTATATAAAAGAAAAACAAGCGAGTATTGTACCGATCCATCCATCCACACCAGTTGAGGCAGCAAAAAGAATTGCTAATGAAGCGGGTTGTTTTTACTTGTTTTATCAGTCTTTTGAATCACCACTCACATTAAATCAAGCCGAATCAATTAGCGAACCGGGCATGATTCAATTCAGTTCAGGAACGACAGGCCAACCAAAACGAATTGTACGTAGCTGGGCTTCTATAGATGATGAATTACGTGCTTACCGTGAAATGTGGCATTCAATTGACGTAAATACAGTCATTGTTGCCTGCCCTATAACGCATTCCTACGGTTTAATTAGTGGTGTAATGGCGGGGATTGATCAAGGAAAAACGGTTGTAGTGGTGACGGCACAGAATCCAAATTATGTCTTAAGCAAGACGAAAGATTACCCAAAACATGTGCTGTATGCCTCTCCGCCATTACTTCATTATTTAGCGAAGCGAACTGATAAAAAATTGCATGGAGTAATGACGTCAGGGACGCGGCTTCCTGATCAATGGTTTCAAGAAATAAAAAAAGCGAGCACGTTTGTAATGCAGCAATACGGCTGTTCAGAAGTAGGCTGTATTAGTATTGCGACATCCATAAGTGAACCGAACGATTTAGGGAAGCCTTTAACACATCATCATGTTAAAGCGGGTGTAATAACGGACCCAGCGGCTATATACGTTGAAAAAGCAGTAGAAGACTGTAATACAGGTGATCTTGGTTATTTCGGAAAAGACGGTCATTTGTACTTTGTTGAACGAGTAGACGATGTTATTAACGTAGCCGGAATCAACGTGTTACCGCACGAGGTTGAACAGGTATTACGCCAACATCAAGGCGTAGAAGACGTTGTTGTCTATAAAAGAAGAGATTCCTTATCAGGCGAACGGGTTTGTGCCCAAGTTGTAGGGACAGGTTTAGCCATAGGTGCTCTTCGAGAATGGTGTGCATCTTATCTTGCGGCTTATCAAATACCAAAAGAATTCGATTTTGTCGAAAAGATTCAAAAAGGAGCAAATGGAAAAGTGAATAGAAAACAGATTGGAGATGTTTACGTATGA
- a CDS encoding phosphopantetheine-binding protein, translating into MTYEHAVTILYTIIKEDLALQTIDAFHHHARLNEDLAIDSVMILHILLQLETEYAIAIPDEYIDPAIFETVDRLAQFIQRQEETTAIHD; encoded by the coding sequence ATGACGTATGAGCACGCTGTAACCATTCTTTACACGATTATTAAAGAAGATTTAGCTTTACAGACAATAGATGCATTTCATCACCACGCGAGGCTGAATGAAGATTTAGCCATTGATTCAGTCATGATCCTACACATTTTATTACAGCTCGAAACAGAATATGCTATCGCTATCCCCGATGAGTATATTGATCCGGCCATATTTGAGACGGTTGATCGCTTAGCTCAGTTTATTCAACGTCAAGAAGAGACAACCGCTATCCATGATTAA
- a CDS encoding DUF6005 family protein, with protein sequence MIKVHCFVSCVCEVLKKNGIDHRPYYFGVWDADFFLDENDRLTYHEKNVDHSFFKNWYETLYGIRLNEWYKNTASKEENVEYLVHLIEEKDDDTHVIVMLDLALLPERENKFHHAPFPHYVMLEKTKDKDVWMMYDPDFRWEGEMEKVQILNAVRSPDVGGGYRFNSNTIQPPSDDTIKAYFRTCMKERENPLTETLQSLVETFWSGSQRHRLNELGLVMKQLPVLAIRKYAYEHAFAFFWKALQFSEDTFEQWCDDIETLEKGFKIVQYQAMKVAKTKKEADYEQLCDQLERQNERERKLKEQLVFYFDEWLLQREPLILHEG encoded by the coding sequence ATGATTAAAGTGCATTGCTTTGTTAGTTGCGTGTGTGAAGTGTTAAAGAAAAATGGAATTGACCACCGTCCTTATTATTTTGGTGTATGGGATGCGGATTTTTTCCTAGATGAAAATGATCGCCTGACGTACCATGAAAAAAACGTTGATCACTCTTTCTTTAAAAACTGGTATGAAACCCTTTATGGCATTAGATTAAATGAATGGTATAAAAACACAGCTAGTAAAGAAGAAAATGTAGAGTACCTTGTTCATTTAATCGAGGAAAAAGATGACGATACACATGTCATTGTTATGCTTGATCTTGCGTTACTTCCTGAGCGAGAAAACAAATTTCATCATGCGCCTTTTCCTCATTATGTCATGCTTGAAAAAACAAAGGATAAAGACGTATGGATGATGTATGATCCTGATTTTCGTTGGGAAGGGGAAATGGAAAAGGTTCAGATTCTCAATGCAGTTCGTTCCCCTGATGTGGGGGGAGGCTATCGGTTTAATAGCAACACAATTCAGCCCCCTTCAGATGACACGATAAAAGCGTATTTCCGAACCTGTATGAAAGAACGTGAAAACCCTTTAACAGAAACACTTCAATCACTCGTAGAAACGTTCTGGTCAGGAAGTCAGCGCCATCGACTTAATGAGCTTGGACTTGTAATGAAACAATTACCTGTTTTAGCTATTCGGAAATATGCTTATGAACATGCTTTTGCGTTCTTTTGGAAGGCACTCCAGTTTAGCGAAGATACGTTTGAGCAGTGGTGTGATGACATCGAGACGTTAGAGAAGGGCTTTAAAATCGTTCAGTATCAGGCGATGAAAGTGGCGAAAACGAAAAAAGAGGCGGACTATGAGCAATTGTGCGACCAACTTGAACGTCAAAATGAACGAGAACGGAAATTGAAAGAACAATTGGTTTTTTATTTTGACGAATGGCTTTTACAAAGAGAGCCACTTATTCTGCACGAAGGTTAA
- a CDS encoding sugar phosphate isomerase/epimerase family protein — MNVSVCTISFRHGLQSIEHIAQWATGQGFDGIELWGNHARHLKPHAHVNGEWLESYGLTVSMLSDYLPLHDERAKNHFAAKNVLQLADRWNALKVRVFAGELGSEMIRKEERLHLVNQLRDVCKMAAEKNKLILVEIHPRTLCDTVSSTLQLLSEVDHPSLRVNFDVLHAWESGANLDEAFVQLQPFVEHLHLKNVVDRGHLHVFHPENVFNASASRQGMTSLFTGQIDYHQFLSNHDFSSFHASLEWFGHHPFAVLKEDKQKLVAYQKQTLYH; from the coding sequence GTGAACGTTTCTGTTTGTACCATTTCGTTTCGACATGGTTTGCAGTCCATTGAACACATTGCACAATGGGCTACAGGACAGGGCTTTGATGGGATTGAGCTTTGGGGTAACCATGCACGTCATTTGAAACCACATGCACATGTAAATGGGGAATGGCTAGAATCATATGGTTTAACAGTATCGATGTTAAGCGACTACTTACCGTTACATGACGAACGGGCAAAAAACCATTTTGCCGCCAAAAATGTGCTTCAACTTGCGGATCGTTGGAACGCATTAAAAGTTCGAGTATTCGCTGGGGAATTAGGAAGTGAAATGATTCGAAAGGAGGAACGACTACACCTCGTTAACCAACTTAGAGATGTGTGTAAGATGGCAGCAGAAAAAAATAAGTTAATACTTGTTGAAATTCATCCGCGAACCCTTTGTGATACGGTTTCTTCTACATTGCAGCTGCTGTCTGAAGTGGATCATCCTTCGCTAAGAGTGAATTTTGATGTGCTTCACGCTTGGGAAAGTGGCGCTAATCTTGACGAAGCATTTGTACAGCTCCAACCATTTGTTGAGCATCTTCATCTGAAAAACGTAGTCGATCGTGGGCATTTACACGTGTTCCATCCTGAAAACGTATTTAATGCTTCTGCATCAAGACAAGGAATGACAAGTTTGTTTACAGGACAAATTGATTATCACCAGTTCCTTTCAAACCATGATTTTAGCTCATTTCATGCTTCTCTTGAATGGTTTGGTCACCATCCGTTTGCCGTATTAAAAGAAGATAAGCAAAAACTAGTTGCCTACCAAAAACAAACGCTCTATCATTAA
- a CDS encoding DUF4227 family protein, protein MKILFHTMKAVILFVACTAIFYYGILWVTDELSDLHRYDVPEGNALKASSVASDEDRSLLQRLTLFLLDGE, encoded by the coding sequence ATGAAAATTCTCTTTCATACAATGAAAGCGGTAATTTTGTTTGTTGCATGCACAGCGATCTTCTACTATGGTATTCTATGGGTGACGGATGAATTAAGTGATCTCCATCGTTATGACGTGCCAGAAGGAAATGCATTAAAAGCGTCATCCGTTGCCAGTGACGAAGATAGGAGTTTGCTGCAGCGGTTAACGTTGTTTTTACTAGATGGCGAATAA
- the xerD gene encoding site-specific tyrosine recombinase XerD codes for MQNDVNQFVHFIKVEKGLSPNTLESYGRDLKQYVHYLQKENVEAFTDVTHHTIQSFLYELKLQDKSAATLARILTSVRSLHGFLYREQFTSSDPSSLIESPKKEKRLPDFLSADEVELLLQHQTVGSVPLELRNTAMLELLYASGLRVTELTSLELDHVHLAMGFLRVIGKGNKERIVPLGSQASKALTAYLESGRQQLLKKQRHAYLFVNHYGKPLTRQGFWKILKQRATHVNIKKSFSPHTLRHSFATHLLENGADLRSVQEMLGHADISTTQIYTHVTKTRMKDVYLKHHPRA; via the coding sequence TTGCAAAATGATGTTAATCAATTTGTCCATTTTATTAAAGTTGAAAAAGGTTTATCGCCTAATACACTAGAATCGTATGGAAGAGATTTAAAGCAGTATGTCCACTATTTGCAAAAAGAGAATGTGGAGGCGTTTACAGATGTCACGCACCACACGATTCAATCGTTTTTGTACGAGCTAAAGCTACAAGATAAATCAGCTGCAACATTGGCACGAATTCTCACATCGGTTCGCTCACTGCATGGTTTCTTATATAGGGAACAATTTACTTCGAGTGACCCTTCTTCTTTAATTGAATCACCGAAAAAAGAAAAACGCTTACCTGACTTTTTAAGTGCAGATGAAGTCGAGCTCTTATTGCAACATCAAACGGTAGGGAGCGTCCCCTTAGAGCTTCGAAATACAGCGATGCTTGAATTGCTCTATGCTTCAGGTTTGCGTGTAACCGAATTAACGTCATTAGAATTGGATCATGTCCACTTAGCAATGGGCTTTTTACGGGTCATTGGCAAAGGGAATAAAGAACGAATTGTTCCCTTAGGGTCACAAGCCTCAAAAGCGTTAACGGCGTACTTAGAAAGTGGAAGGCAACAATTGCTTAAAAAGCAGCGCCATGCCTACCTTTTTGTGAATCACTATGGGAAGCCTTTAACAAGACAAGGGTTTTGGAAAATCTTAAAACAGCGTGCGACACACGTAAATATAAAAAAAAGCTTTAGTCCACATACGTTGCGCCATTCTTTTGCTACGCATTTACTGGAAAATGGGGCTGATTTGCGTTCTGTTCAGGAAATGCTTGGGCACGCTGATATTTCTACAACACAGATTTACACCCATGTGACGAAGACGCGTATGAAAGATGTATACTTAAAACACCATCCGCGCGCATAA